In Pseudomonadota bacterium, one genomic interval encodes:
- the rpoD gene encoding RNA polymerase sigma factor RpoD — protein MDKEQQSRLKLLIEKGKDQGFLTYAEVNDHLPDEIVDPQQIEDIIGMINDMGILVHEVAPDADSLLLASAKNTADDDAAEEAAANLVTVDSEFGRTTDPVRMYMREMGTVELLTREGEIVIAKRIEDGLSQVLHALAAYPETAATLLRGHERVEAGEMRLNDLISGFVDPNATEEEISETPVSPVDDREVAASSRDDDDDSDDDDDDDNVSDGPPETGPDPEEARVHFAELDKTYKQLIAAAEKGGSKNAARIRKLRDQLTEQTLQLKLVPRIIEILTTNLRNAIAKIRTHERGIMDACVTRAGMARKEFITSFPTNETDLAWTDIQIKASSKHAAGLAQVKDEIIRHQNKLIALENIAHLTIAEIKEINRLVSIGEAKARRAKKEMVEANLRLVISIAKKYTNRGLQFLDLIQEGNIGLMKAVDKFEYRRGYKFSTYATWWIRQAITRSIADQARTIRIPVHMIETINKLNRISRQMLQEIGREPTPEELAERMDMPEDKIRKVLKIAKEPISMETPIGDDEDSHLGDFIEDQNIDSPIDAASMEGLKEATQYVLSGLTPREAKVLRMRFGIDMNTDHTLEEVGKQFDVTRERIRQIEAKALRKLRHPTRSEPLRSFLEAE, from the coding sequence ATGGACAAAGAGCAACAATCTCGCCTGAAACTGCTGATCGAAAAGGGCAAGGACCAGGGCTTCCTGACCTATGCCGAGGTCAATGATCATCTGCCCGACGAAATCGTCGATCCGCAGCAGATCGAGGACATCATCGGCATGATCAACGATATGGGGATCCTGGTGCACGAGGTTGCACCGGACGCGGATTCCCTGTTGCTGGCCAGCGCCAAGAACACCGCCGACGACGACGCGGCCGAGGAAGCCGCCGCCAACCTGGTCACCGTAGACAGCGAATTCGGCCGGACCACCGACCCCGTACGCATGTACATGCGCGAGATGGGTACGGTGGAACTGCTCACACGCGAGGGCGAGATCGTCATCGCCAAGCGCATCGAGGATGGCCTCAGCCAGGTGCTGCACGCCCTGGCCGCCTATCCGGAAACCGCGGCCACGCTGCTGCGCGGCCACGAGCGCGTGGAAGCCGGCGAGATGCGGCTGAACGACCTGATCTCGGGCTTCGTCGATCCGAATGCGACCGAGGAAGAGATCAGCGAAACGCCGGTCAGCCCGGTCGACGACCGCGAGGTCGCCGCCAGCAGCCGCGATGACGACGACGACAGCGACGACGACGACGACGATGACAACGTCAGCGACGGCCCGCCGGAAACCGGCCCGGACCCCGAAGAGGCGCGCGTGCATTTCGCCGAACTCGACAAGACCTACAAGCAGCTGATCGCCGCCGCCGAGAAGGGTGGCAGCAAGAACGCCGCGCGCATCCGCAAACTGCGCGACCAGCTCACCGAACAGACGCTGCAGCTCAAGCTGGTGCCGCGGATCATCGAGATCCTGACCACGAACCTGCGCAATGCGATCGCCAAGATCCGCACCCACGAGCGCGGCATCATGGACGCCTGCGTCACCCGCGCCGGCATGGCGCGCAAGGAATTCATCACCTCGTTCCCGACCAACGAGACGGATCTCGCCTGGACCGACATCCAGATCAAGGCCTCCAGCAAGCATGCGGCGGGGCTCGCCCAGGTCAAGGACGAGATCATCCGGCACCAGAACAAGCTGATCGCGCTGGAGAACATCGCGCACCTGACCATCGCCGAGATCAAGGAGATCAACCGCCTGGTATCGATCGGCGAGGCCAAGGCACGCCGCGCCAAGAAGGAGATGGTGGAGGCCAACCTGCGCCTGGTGATCTCGATCGCCAAGAAATACACCAACCGCGGACTGCAGTTCCTCGACCTCATCCAGGAAGGCAACATCGGCCTGATGAAGGCCGTGGACAAGTTCGAGTACCGCCGCGGCTACAAATTCTCGACCTACGCCACCTGGTGGATACGCCAGGCGATCACGCGCTCCATCGCGGACCAGGCGCGCACCATCCGCATCCCGGTGCACATGATCGAGACCATCAACAAGCTCAATCGCATCTCGCGCCAGATGCTGCAGGAGATCGGCCGCGAGCCGACGCCGGAAGAACTGGCCGAGCGCATGGACATGCCGGAAGACAAGATCCGCAAGGTGCTGAAGATCGCCAAGGAACCGATCTCGATGGAAACGCCGATCGGCGACGACGAGGATTCGCATCTGGGCGATTTCATCGAGGACCAGAACATCGATTCACCGATCGATGCCGCCTCGATGGAAGGTCTGAAGGAGGCGACCCAGTATGTGCTCTCAGGGCTCACCCCGCGCGAGGCCAAGGTGCTGCGCATGCGCTTTGGCATCGACATGAACACCGATCACACGCTGGAAGAGGTCGGCAAGCAGTTCGACGTCACCCGCGAACGCATCCGCCAGATCGAGGCCAAGGCGCTGCGCAAGCTGCGCCACCCGACCCGTTCGGAACCGCTGCGCAGCTTCCTGGAAGCCGAGTAG
- the dnaG gene encoding DNA primase, producing MAGRIPQAFIDELLSRIDIVDVIDRRVPLKKAGREYKACCPFHSEKTPSFTVSQVKQFYHCFGCGQHGTAITFLMDYEHMDFVEAIEELAHQAGLEIPREAGAEHARSDTSQPLYPLLERVSAYYQEQLRGHAQAGRAVEYLKQRGLTGAVAARFHIGYAPPGWENLADALQADSATRKRLLELGLTVRRDDGQGAYDRFRDRVMFPIHDRRGRTIGFGGRVLDSSTPKYMNSPESAVFHKGQELYGLYEARKAVRRLERILVVEGYMDVVALAQFDINYAVATLGTATTREHLEQLYRAVPEVVFCFDGDRAGREAAWRALENALPVLTDGREARFLFLPEGEDPDTLVRKTGQAGFEQLLGSAMHLSDFFFERLATGLDLGSIDGRARLVALARPMLATLPDGMFRQLMTERLAELAGTTARTLSARLELPRETREPAPAPARPPPPGGGHSPVRTAISILLYRPGLAREIDGLPFEEPVDVPGVALLKELLELLRQQPLASTGAILEHWRGRDEARHLARLAQWSPVSDDLDLLPDLRRQLQQIQRLHLEQRIEALDNKSKIQKLSEDERKEYWKLQTLLQEVR from the coding sequence ATGGCCGGCCGTATCCCGCAAGCGTTCATCGATGAACTGCTCTCGCGCATCGACATCGTTGATGTCATCGACAGGCGCGTGCCGCTGAAGAAGGCCGGCCGGGAATACAAGGCCTGCTGCCCGTTCCACAGCGAGAAGACCCCGTCGTTCACCGTCAGCCAGGTGAAACAGTTCTACCACTGTTTCGGTTGCGGCCAGCACGGCACCGCGATCACCTTCCTGATGGACTACGAGCACATGGACTTCGTCGAGGCCATCGAGGAACTCGCGCACCAGGCCGGACTGGAGATCCCGCGCGAGGCCGGCGCCGAACACGCCCGCAGCGATACCTCGCAACCCCTCTACCCGCTGCTCGAACGCGTATCGGCCTACTACCAGGAGCAGCTGCGCGGCCACGCGCAGGCCGGCCGCGCGGTGGAATACCTCAAACAGCGCGGACTGACCGGCGCGGTGGCGGCGCGCTTTCACATCGGTTATGCACCACCGGGCTGGGAAAACCTGGCCGACGCACTGCAGGCCGATAGCGCAACACGCAAGCGCCTGCTGGAACTGGGCCTGACCGTCCGGCGCGACGACGGCCAGGGGGCATACGACCGCTTCCGCGACCGGGTGATGTTCCCCATCCACGACCGCCGCGGCCGCACCATCGGCTTCGGCGGGCGCGTGCTCGACAGCAGCACGCCGAAGTACATGAACAGCCCGGAATCGGCCGTGTTCCACAAGGGCCAGGAACTGTACGGCCTGTACGAGGCACGCAAGGCGGTACGCCGGCTGGAGCGCATCCTGGTGGTGGAGGGTTACATGGACGTGGTCGCGCTGGCGCAGTTCGACATCAACTACGCCGTCGCCACCCTCGGCACGGCCACGACACGGGAACACCTGGAGCAGCTCTACCGCGCGGTGCCTGAGGTCGTGTTCTGTTTCGACGGCGACCGCGCCGGGCGCGAGGCCGCCTGGCGCGCCCTGGAGAACGCCCTGCCGGTGCTGACCGACGGGCGCGAGGCGCGCTTCCTGTTCCTGCCCGAAGGCGAGGACCCGGATACGCTGGTCCGCAAGACCGGCCAGGCGGGCTTCGAGCAGTTGCTCGGGAGCGCCATGCACCTGTCGGATTTCTTCTTCGAGCGCCTGGCCACGGGTCTGGATCTCGGCAGTATCGACGGCCGCGCCCGGCTGGTCGCCCTGGCCAGACCGATGCTCGCCACGCTCCCGGACGGCATGTTCCGCCAGCTGATGACCGAACGCCTGGCCGAACTCGCCGGCACCACCGCCCGGACACTCTCCGCGCGCCTGGAACTCCCCCGGGAGACCCGGGAGCCCGCCCCGGCTCCGGCCCGGCCGCCGCCTCCCGGCGGCGGCCACAGCCCGGTCCGCACGGCCATCTCCATCCTGCTCTACCGGCCGGGGCTGGCCCGGGAAATCGATGGGTTGCCGTTCGAGGAACCCGTTGACGTGCCGGGTGTCGCACTTCTGAAAGAATTGCTTGAATTGCTGCGGCAACAGCCGTTAGCAAGCACAGGTGCGATTCTGGAGCACTGGCGCGGGCGCGACGAGGCCCGCCACCTGGCCCGGCTGGCACAGTGGAGCCCGGTGAGCGACGACCTCGACCTGCTGCCGGATCTCCGGCGCCAGTTGCAGCAGATCCAGCGCCTGCACCTCGAACAGCGTATTGAAGCATTGGATAATAAGTCTAAAATACAAAAACTTAGCGAAGATGAACGGAAAGAGTACTGGAAATTGCAGACCCTGCTTCAGGAGGTACGCTAG
- a CDS encoding GatB/YqeY domain-containing protein encodes MSIKDRVQQDMKDAMRAKEKARLATIRLILAAIKQREVDERIELDDTQVIAVLDKMIKQRRESIAQFEQAGRDDLIAQESAEIEVITPYMPAALSEAEIDALVSAALAETGAASIKDMGKVMAALKPQLAGRADMGAVSALIKSRLG; translated from the coding sequence ATGTCCATCAAGGACCGCGTCCAGCAGGACATGAAGGATGCCATGCGGGCCAAGGAGAAGGCGCGCCTGGCCACGATCCGGCTGATCCTCGCCGCCATCAAGCAACGCGAAGTCGACGAACGCATCGAACTGGACGACACCCAGGTCATTGCCGTGCTCGACAAGATGATCAAGCAGCGGCGCGAATCGATCGCGCAGTTCGAGCAGGCCGGCCGTGACGACCTGATCGCGCAGGAGTCCGCCGAGATCGAGGTCATCACACCCTACATGCCGGCCGCGCTGAGCGAGGCCGAGATCGACGCGCTGGTCAGCGCCGCCCTGGCCGAGACCGGCGCCGCCTCCATCAAGGACATGGGCAAGGTGATGGCCGCCCTCAAGCCGCAGCTCGCCGGCCGCGCCGACATGGGCGCGGTGAGCGCGCTGATCAAGTCACGCCTGGGCTGA
- the rpsU gene encoding 30S ribosomal protein S21: MPNVRVKENEPFEIALRRFKRSCEKAGVLAEVRRREFYEKPTQERKRKMAAAVKRNQKKVSRELARRVRLY, encoded by the coding sequence ATGCCCAATGTCCGTGTAAAAGAGAACGAACCGTTTGAAATCGCGCTGCGCCGCTTCAAGCGCTCGTGCGAAAAGGCCGGCGTGCTGGCCGAAGTGCGTCGCCGCGAGTTCTACGAGAAGCCCACGCAGGAACGCAAGCGCAAGATGGCCGCCGCCGTGAAGCGCAACCAGAAGAAGGTTTCCCGCGAACTGGCTCGCCGCGTCCGCCTGTACTGA